A section of the Rattus norvegicus strain BN/NHsdMcwi chromosome 15, GRCr8, whole genome shotgun sequence genome encodes:
- the Fam216b gene encoding protein FAM216B isoform X1, protein MWRNLKKQYKNQSVPRIPRIQVPAAAADISLLKDLNQGQQRYLYSIMRIYDSRPQWKALQTRYIHSLGYQQHLGYITQQEALSCAAVLRHSTMQASAMVAPQRTILPKVFSRAKNVSTSKTRA, encoded by the exons ATGTGGAGAAACTTGAAAAAGCAGTACAAGAATCAAAGTGTTCCACGAATACCCCGCATTCAAGTCCCCGCAGCGGCTGCTGACATTTCGTTACTGAAG GACCTAAATCAAGGCCAACAGCGTTACTTGTACAGCATCATGAGGATTTATGACTCCAGGCCCCAGTGGAAGGCCCTGCAGACCCGCTACATTCACAGCCTTGGATACCAACAGCATCTGG GTTATATCACTCAACAGGAAGCCTTGTCTTGTGCTGCTGTACTTAGACATTCAACCATGCAAGCCTCAGCTATGGTCGCTCCTCAAAGGACTATTCTCCCCAAAGTCTTCAGCCGTGCAAAGAATGTGTCAACCAGCAAAACCAGGGCTTAG